One Fusarium musae strain F31 chromosome 6, whole genome shotgun sequence DNA segment encodes these proteins:
- a CDS encoding hypothetical protein (EggNog:ENOG41): MSLTLCSQKPLEPLYALSVSEYVNRHENGTMIEQRNEETILKRFNDLRTPFKAWPIAQIDSLANSFTTTWLLLVPVPKQCEEVIFPALTDNFRIEFEERINLSNKTYSLVNLSATRVKNPYEDMETIVGPEVVKCAAFNIQVPRAVKNDEGDQEVLELMDHMKTASALDNFEHITLDPTSQRHVFITWETFSNTYEAELAALYRLTGGCQIESRQVSPKCKAAFETILKFKRSNTSVVNLHDIFPHLRNPHHPDHRVRRAILRRFRSFNKDHVAAFQGLQTIPNGLYFVNGCPGAGKTEWNMVVSALIQSVRRPGAKRRYNPILFLVDLNKTVDDAADRYWTLAKECGLHLRIIRMHGWPYEMKNSERLGTNQAQDSEQQADFTKKFLTTGSIAKALNGRNPNKAPTLDEAAWEYYEKHKHGGFVALKKVLTRMEAKEVLHHDDWKCLRNEITKLYTAVLKQTDFIATTPVAAYGGFAKLFKPDVIFMDEAPHARELTTLIPIAFFEPIAWIFTGDVKQTRPFVKSGDARDALKKGLEMNPYSEQLRLSLMERANRLGAINCSLLINKRAHGNLHKLPSDLFYGGKMSSGYPSSKQFPETVSYLRRHLEALGSGQRLNANRAVVALSESKEENHCQSFWNPVNHRWVLAQVKKLLQDAAFRTITDGKPGRVMIETPYSVSMRQYAHVVKGWPVEWQERTEVLTVDKAQGNQADVVFLDMVRTTKPGFMDEAQRLNVAITRARQAEIVLMHPAMTFRFRQGKRVPTDYTSKVWEDAVANDRLFVV; this comes from the coding sequence ATGTCACTGACATTGTGCTCTCAGAAGCCACTGGAACCATTGTACGCTCTTTCTGTGAGCGAGTATGTGAATAGACACGAGAATGGTACCATGATCGAACAACGAAATGAAGAGACTATATTAAAACGGTTTAATGATCTTCGAACCCCCTTCAAGGCCTGGCCCATAGCCCAAATTGATTCCTTGGCCAATTCTTTCACCACGACCTGGCTCCTCCTTGTCCCGGTCCCTAAGCAATGCGAAGAAGTCATCTTTCCCGCGCTCACTGACAACTTCCGCATCGAGTTTGAAGAAAGAATAAATCTTTCGAACAAGACCTATTCTCTGGTCAACTTGTCAGCAACACGTGTCAAAAATCCGTATGAGGATATGGAGACCATCGTCGGACCAGAAGTCGTGAAGTGTGCGGCCTTCAATATCCAAGTGCCACGTGCGGTGAAGAACGACGAAGGTGACCAGGAGGTTCTCGAATTAATGGATCATATGAAGACAGCCTCTGCACTTGATAACTTTGAACACATTACATTGGATCCAACGAGTCAACGACATGTCTTCATCACATGGGAGACGTTTTCGAATACCTACGAGGCCGAACTAGCTGCACTATATCGCCTAACTGGAGGTTGCCAAATTGAAAGTCGACAGGTCAGCCCAAAGTGCAAGGCTGCTTTTGAGACAATACTGAAATTCAAGCGATCAAACACGAGTGTTGTGAACCTACACGACATTTTCCCGCACCTTAGGAACCCGCACCACCCAGACCATAGGGTTCGGAGAGCCATTCTGCGACGATTCCGATCCTTTAATAAGGACCACGTGGCAGCATTTCAAGGATTACAGACCATACCGAACGGTCTCTATTTTGTGAATGGATGTCCCGGTGCGGGCAAGACAGAATGGAACATGGTCGTTTCTGCTCTGATTCAGTCAGTACGTCGTCCAGGCGCGAAGAGGCGTTACAATCCCATTCTATTTCTCGTCGACCTCAATAAGActgtcgatgatgctgcGGACCGTTACTGGACCTTGGCCAAGGAGTGTGGCCTTCATCTTCGCATCATTCGAATGCACGGCTGGCCTTATGAAATGAAGAACAGCGAGAGACTGGGCACGAACCAGGCACAAGACAGTGAACAGCAGGCAGACTTCACAAAAAAGTTTTTGACAACTGGAAGCATCGCAAAGGCTTTGAACGGAAGAAACCCCAACAAGGCGCCAACGCTGGATGAAGCTGCCTGGGAGTACTACGAGAAACACAAACATGGTGGCTTTGTGGCGCTCAAGAAGGTGCTCACGCGAATGGAGGCTAAGGAAGTCTTGCACCACGACGACTGGAAATGTCTGCGGAACGAAATTACCAAACTGTACACCGCGGTTTTGAAGCAGACAGACTTCATAGCCACGACACCCGTGGCCGCTTATGGCGGCTTCgctaagctttttaagccGGATGTCATATTTATGGATGAAGCACCCCACGCCAGAGAGCTCACGACGCTCATACCTATCGCCTTCTTTGAGCCAATTGCTTGGATATTTACAGGTGATGTCAAACAGACTCGACCTTTTGTGAAGAGTGGCGATGCACGCGATGCCTTGAAGAAAGGGCTTGAGATGAATCCATATTCTGAGCAGCTACGTCTTAGTCTCATGGAAAGGGCCAATCGACTGGGGGCGATCAATTGTTCATTGTTGATTAACAAGCGAGCGCACGGCAACTTACACAAGCTGCCGTCGGATCTCTTCTATGGCGGAAAGATGTCATCTGGTTACCCATCATCGAAGCAGTTCCCCGAAACGGTTAGCTACCTGAGACGACACCTTGAGGCTCTCGGTAGTGGACAAAGATTGAACGCGAACCGGGCTGTTGTTGCCCTTTCGGAAAGCAAAGAGGAAAACCATTGTCAGAGTTTCTGGAACCCTGTGAATCATCGTTGGGTCTTGGCTCAAGTCAAAAAGCTTTTGCAGGACGCGGCATTCCGAACGATCACAGACGGGAAGCCTGGACGTGTGATGATCGAGACACCATATAGTGTCTCGATGCGTCAATACGCACACGTGGTGAAAGGTTGGCCAGTTGAGTGGCAGGAGAGGACAGAAGTCTTGACAGTAGACAAGGCTCAAGGTAATCAGGCAGATGTGGTTTTCCTCGATATGGTGAGAACCACAAAGCCCGGTTTCATGGATGAGGCACAACGCCTCAACGTGGCAATAACCAGAGCCAGACAAGCGGAAATTGTCCTGATGCACCCTGCAATGACTTTTCGCTTCCGTCAGGGTAAGCGGGTACCAACTGATTACACATCGAAGGTCTGGGAGGATGCAGTTGCGAACGACCGCTTATTCGTGGTCTGA